One genomic region from Rosa rugosa chromosome 1, drRosRugo1.1, whole genome shotgun sequence encodes:
- the LOC133713501 gene encoding uncharacterized protein LOC133713501: MERRQNKSEVEEGMEEEEEEEEEQVGPTGGAGAEDGQVGSSLTLERVAAAKQFIESHYKAQMKHIQDRKQRRSVLEKKLASEHVPQEEQVNLLKDLERKETEYMRLKRHKICVEDFDLLTIIGRGAFGEVRLCREKISGTIFAMKKLKKSEMLSRGQVEHVRAERNLLAEVASHCIVKLYYSFQDAEYLYLIMEYLPGGDMMTLLIREETLTETVARFYIAQSVLAIESIHKHNYIHRDIKPDNLLLDQNGHMKLSDFGLCKPLDCSNLSSINENEVLDDDNLHETMDIDESSPETKNGRPWKSPLEQLQHWQINRRTLAYSTVGTPDYIAPEVLLKKGYGMECDWWSLGAIMYEMLVGYPPFYSDDPVTTCRKIVHWKNHLKFPVEARLTPEAKDLISRFLCDVEHRLRTADQIKAHPWFRDVQWDRLYEMEAAFKPEVNGELDTQNFMKYDEVDAPAPGRIGSGLMRKMLLTPKDLSFVGYTYKNFEAVKGLKRSASLNRSSVDSANSDSVLDYSKRYSVDDMEAQVLADSGDVMSE, encoded by the exons atggagaggaGGCAGAACAAGTCGGAGGTGGAGGAGggaatggaggaggaggaggaggaggaggaggagcaggtGGGGCCCACGGGCGGGGCCGGGGCGGAGGACGGTCAGGTCGGGTCGAGCTTGACGCTGGAGAGGGTGGCTGCGGCCAAGCAGTTTATAGAGAGCCACTACAAGGCTCAGATGAAGCACATCCAGGATCGTAAGCAGAG ACGCTCAGTGCTGGAAAAGAAGTTGGCCTCTGAACATGTACCACAGGAGGAACAGGTCAATCTATTGAAGGATTTGGAACGCAAAGAGACTGAATATATGCGACTTAAAAGGCACAAGATTTGTGTTGAGGATTTCGACCTTCTCACCATAATTGGCAGAGGAGCCTTTGGAGAG GTTAGATTGTGTCGCGAGAAGATATCAGGCACCATTTTTGCCATGAAAAAGTTGAAGAAGTCAGAAATGCTCAGCAGGGGACAG GTTGAACATGTTAGAGCTGAAAGGAATTTGCTTGCAGAAGTTGCCAGTCACTGCATTGTGAAACTCTACTATTCATTTCAAGACGCTGAATACTTGTATCTAATTATGGAGTATCTACCTGGTGGAGACATGATGACTTTGCTTATAAGAGAAGAGACTTTGACTGAAACTGTTGCTAGATTTTATATTGCTCAAAGTGTTCTGGCAATAGAATCTATTCATAAACATAACTATATTCACAG AGATATAAAACCAGACAATCTTTTATTAGACCAAAATGGTCACATGAAGCTCTCTGATTTTGGTCTTTGCAAGCCTCTTGACTGCTCAAATTTATCTTCCATAAATGAAAATGAAGTGCTCGATGATGATAACTTGCATGAGACAATGGATATTGATGAATCCTCCCCAGAGACCAAAAATGGGAGGCCCTGGAAAAGCCCGCTTGAGCAGCTTCAGCATTGGCAAATAAACAGGAGAACACTG GCATATTCAACAGTTGGCACACCGGATTACATTGCTCCAGAAGTATTATTGAAGAAAGGATATGGCATGGAGTGTGATTG GTGGTCACTGGGTGCGATAATGTATGAGATGCTTGTTGGTTATCCCCCATTTTACTCTGATGATCCAGTAACAACATGCAGAAAG ATAGTGCATTGGAAAAATCACTTGAAATTTCCCGTGGAAGCAAGGTTGACGCCTGAAGCAAAGGATCTGATTAGCAGGTTTCTCTGTGATGTTGAACATAGGCTTCGTACAGCAGACCAAATCAAG GCGCATCCTTGGTTCAGAGATGTCCAGTGGGACAGACTTTATGAAATGGAGGCCGCATTTAAACCAGAGGTCAATGGGGAACTCGATACTCAAAATTTTATGAAATATGATGAG GTAGATGCACCAGCGCCCGGAAGAATTGGATCTGGACTAATGAGAAAG ATGTTGTTGACTCCTAAAGATCTCAGTTTTGTTGGCTATACATACAAAAATTTTGAGGCTGTCAAAG GTTTAAAGAGGAGTGCATCACTAAATCGGTCCTCTGTTGACTCTGCAAACA GTGATTCTGTACTGGACTACTCCAAAAGGTATTCGGTAGATGACATGGAAGCTCAGGTGCTTGCTGATTCAGGGGACGTCATGTCAGAGTGA